One Peromyscus leucopus breed LL Stock chromosome 4, UCI_PerLeu_2.1, whole genome shotgun sequence genomic region harbors:
- the Ptpmt1 gene encoding phosphatidylglycerophosphatase and protein-tyrosine phosphatase 1, which produces MVSVPGTPRPGGDRGEPASSEGREELGSPRLPSSASFSRWLAASPGAGGSPLRLVGWGGMAASAWLEAGLARVLFYPTLLYTVFRGRVRGPAHRDWYHRIDHTVLLGALPLRSMTRRLVLDENVRGVITMNEEYETRFLCNTAKEWKKAGVEQLRLSTVDMTGVPTLANLHRGVQFALKYQSLGHCVYVHCKAGRSRSATMVAAYLIQVHNWSPEEAIEAIAKIRSHISIRPNQLQVLQEFHKEIAARAARKN; this is translated from the exons ATGGTGTCGGTCCCCGGAACCCCAAGGCCCGGCGGGGACCGCGGGGAGCCAGCTTCCTCCGAGGGTCGGGAGGAGCTGGGCAGCCCGCGGCTCCCGTCCTCCGCGTCCTTCTCGCGGTGGCTGGCCGCGAGCCCGGGGGCGGGCGGCTCGCCGCTGCGcctggtggggtggggcgggATGGCGGCTTCCGCGTGGCTGGAGGCCGGCCTGGCCCGGGTGCTCTTCTACCCGACGCTGCTCTACACCGTGTTCCGCGGGAGGGTGCGCGGCCCGGCACACCGCGACTGGTACCACCGCATCGACCACACGGTGCTGCTGGGCGCGCTGCCGCTGCGGAGCATGACGCGCCGG CTGGTACTGGACGAGAACGTGCGCGGGGTGATCACCATGAACGAAGAGTACGAGACTAGATTCCTGTGTAACACCGCGAAG GAATGGAAGAAAGCGGGCGTTGAGCAGCTCCGGCTCAGCACAGTTGACATGACGGGGGTCCCCACCTTGGCCAACCTCCACAGAGGAGTCCAGTTTGCTCTCAAGTACCAGTCACTGGGCCATTGTGTCTACGTGCATTGTAAGGCTGGGCGATCCAGAAGTGCCACGATGGTAGCAGCATATCTGATTCAG GTGCACAACTGGAGCCCAGAGGAGGCTATAGAAGCCATCGCCAAAATCCGCTCACACATCTCCATCAGGCCGAACCAGCTGCAAGTTCTCCAAGAGTTCCACAAGGAGATCGCTGCAAGGGCAGCAAGGAAAAACTGA
- the Kbtbd4 gene encoding kelch repeat and BTB domain-containing protein 4 isoform X1: MDFLVPPAGDGWALWSFFRNSLGRVDSWQREKLATMESPEEPGASMDENYFVNYTFRDRSHSGRVAQGIMKLCLEEELFADVTISVEGREFQLHRLVLSAQSCFFRSMFTSNLKEAHNRVIVLQDVSESVFQLLVDYIYHGTVKLRADELQEIYEVSDMYQLTSLFEECSRFLARTVQVGNCLQVMWLADRHSDPELYTAAKHCAKTHLAQLQSTEEFLHLPHHLLTDIISDGVPCSQNPTEAIEAWINFNKEERETFAESLRTSLKEIGENVHIYLIGKESSRTHSLAVSLHCAEDDSISVSGQNSLCHQITAACKHGGDLYVVGGSIPRRMWKCNNATVDWEWCAPLPRDRLQHTLVSVPGKDAIYSLGGKTLQDTLSNAVIYYRVGDNVWTETTQLEVAVSGAAGANLNGIIYLLGGEENDLDFFTKPSRLIQCFDTETDKCHVKPYVLPFAGRMHAAVHKDLVFIVAEGDSLVCYNPLLDSFTRLCLPEAWSSAPSLWKIASCNGSIYVFRDRYKKGDANTYKLDPATSAVTVTRGIKVLLTNLQFVLA; this comes from the exons ATGGACTTCCTTGTGCCCCCGGCCGGGGACGGCTGGGCTCTCTGGAGCTTCTTTAGGAACTCATTGGGGCGAGTGG ATAGCTGGCAGAGAGAGAAGTTGGCTACCATGGAGTCACCAGAGGAGCCTGGAGCATCCATGGATGAAAACTACTTTGTGAACTATACTTTCAGAGACCGATCTCACTCAGGCCGAGTGGCTCAGGGCATTATGAAACTGTGTTTAGAGGAGGAGCTCTTTGCTGATGTCACCATTTCAGTGGAAGGCCGAGAGTTTCAGCTCCACCGGCTGGTCCTGTCAGCTCAGAGCTGCTTCTTCCGATCCATGTTCACTTCTAACCTGAAAGAGGCTCACAACCGGGTGATCGTGCTGCAGGATgtcagtgagtctgttttccaGCTCCTGGTTGATTATATATACCATGGGACTGTGAAACTTCGAGCTGATGAGCTGCAGGAAATTTACGAGGTGTCAGACATGTATCAGCTGACATCTCTCTTTGAGGAATGTTCTCGGTTTTTGGCACGCACAGTACAAGTGGGGAACTGCCTTCAGGTGATGTGGCTGGCAGACAGGCACAGTGACCCTGAGCTCTACACCGCTGCCAAGCACTGTGCCAAGACCCACCTGGCCCAGCTGCAGAGCACAGAGGAGTTTCTCCACCTGCCCCACCACCTACTCACTGATATCATCTCAG ATGGTGTTCCATGTTCCCAGAACCCAACAGAGGCAATAGAAGCCTGGATcaattttaataaagaagaaagagagactttTGCAGAGTCACTCAGGACTAGCTTGAAG GAAATTGGGGAGAATGTGCACATTTACCTTATTGGGAAAGAGTCATCTCGTACCCACTCATTGGCTGTGTCCTTACACTGTGCAGAAGATGACTCCATCAGTGTAAGTGGCCAAAACAGCTTGTGCCACCAAATCACTGCAGCCTGCAAGCATGGTGGAGACTTGTATGTAGTGGGAGGGTCCATACCACGGCGCATGTGGAAATGCAACAATGCCACCGTTGACTGGGAGTGGTGTGCTCCTTTGCCCCGGGACCGCCTCCAGCATACCCTGGTATCTGTGCCTGGGAAAGATGCCATCTACTCCCTGGGTGGCAAAACACTACAGGATACCCTTTCCAATGCAGTCATCTACTATCGGGTAGGTGATAACGTGTGGACAGAGACAACTCAGTTAGAGGTGGCTGTATCTGGGGCTGCTGGTGCCAACCTCAATGGAATCATCTACTTACTAGGGGGCGAGGAGAATGATCTAGACTTCTTTACCAAACCTTCCCGACTTATCCAGTGCTTTGACACAGAGACTGACAAATGTCACGTGAAGCCCTATGTACTGCCCTTTGCAGGCCGCATGCATGCAGCTGTGCATAAAGATCTGGTGTTCATTGTGGCTGAGGGGGACTCTCTGGTGTGCTATAATCCCCTTTTAGACAGCTTCACCCGGCTCTGTCTTCCTGAGGCCTGGAGCTCTGCCCCATCCCTCTGGAAGATTGCTAGCTGTAATGGAAGCATCTACGTCTTCAGGGATCGATATAAGAAGGGAGATGCCAACACCTATAAGCTCGACCCTGCTACTTCAGCTGTAACTGTCACAAGAGGCATTAAGGTGCTGCTTACCAATTTGCAATTTGTGCTGGCCTGA
- the Kbtbd4 gene encoding kelch repeat and BTB domain-containing protein 4 isoform X2: MESPEEPGASMDENYFVNYTFRDRSHSGRVAQGIMKLCLEEELFADVTISVEGREFQLHRLVLSAQSCFFRSMFTSNLKEAHNRVIVLQDVSESVFQLLVDYIYHGTVKLRADELQEIYEVSDMYQLTSLFEECSRFLARTVQVGNCLQVMWLADRHSDPELYTAAKHCAKTHLAQLQSTEEFLHLPHHLLTDIISDGVPCSQNPTEAIEAWINFNKEERETFAESLRTSLKEIGENVHIYLIGKESSRTHSLAVSLHCAEDDSISVSGQNSLCHQITAACKHGGDLYVVGGSIPRRMWKCNNATVDWEWCAPLPRDRLQHTLVSVPGKDAIYSLGGKTLQDTLSNAVIYYRVGDNVWTETTQLEVAVSGAAGANLNGIIYLLGGEENDLDFFTKPSRLIQCFDTETDKCHVKPYVLPFAGRMHAAVHKDLVFIVAEGDSLVCYNPLLDSFTRLCLPEAWSSAPSLWKIASCNGSIYVFRDRYKKGDANTYKLDPATSAVTVTRGIKVLLTNLQFVLA, translated from the exons ATGGAGTCACCAGAGGAGCCTGGAGCATCCATGGATGAAAACTACTTTGTGAACTATACTTTCAGAGACCGATCTCACTCAGGCCGAGTGGCTCAGGGCATTATGAAACTGTGTTTAGAGGAGGAGCTCTTTGCTGATGTCACCATTTCAGTGGAAGGCCGAGAGTTTCAGCTCCACCGGCTGGTCCTGTCAGCTCAGAGCTGCTTCTTCCGATCCATGTTCACTTCTAACCTGAAAGAGGCTCACAACCGGGTGATCGTGCTGCAGGATgtcagtgagtctgttttccaGCTCCTGGTTGATTATATATACCATGGGACTGTGAAACTTCGAGCTGATGAGCTGCAGGAAATTTACGAGGTGTCAGACATGTATCAGCTGACATCTCTCTTTGAGGAATGTTCTCGGTTTTTGGCACGCACAGTACAAGTGGGGAACTGCCTTCAGGTGATGTGGCTGGCAGACAGGCACAGTGACCCTGAGCTCTACACCGCTGCCAAGCACTGTGCCAAGACCCACCTGGCCCAGCTGCAGAGCACAGAGGAGTTTCTCCACCTGCCCCACCACCTACTCACTGATATCATCTCAG ATGGTGTTCCATGTTCCCAGAACCCAACAGAGGCAATAGAAGCCTGGATcaattttaataaagaagaaagagagactttTGCAGAGTCACTCAGGACTAGCTTGAAG GAAATTGGGGAGAATGTGCACATTTACCTTATTGGGAAAGAGTCATCTCGTACCCACTCATTGGCTGTGTCCTTACACTGTGCAGAAGATGACTCCATCAGTGTAAGTGGCCAAAACAGCTTGTGCCACCAAATCACTGCAGCCTGCAAGCATGGTGGAGACTTGTATGTAGTGGGAGGGTCCATACCACGGCGCATGTGGAAATGCAACAATGCCACCGTTGACTGGGAGTGGTGTGCTCCTTTGCCCCGGGACCGCCTCCAGCATACCCTGGTATCTGTGCCTGGGAAAGATGCCATCTACTCCCTGGGTGGCAAAACACTACAGGATACCCTTTCCAATGCAGTCATCTACTATCGGGTAGGTGATAACGTGTGGACAGAGACAACTCAGTTAGAGGTGGCTGTATCTGGGGCTGCTGGTGCCAACCTCAATGGAATCATCTACTTACTAGGGGGCGAGGAGAATGATCTAGACTTCTTTACCAAACCTTCCCGACTTATCCAGTGCTTTGACACAGAGACTGACAAATGTCACGTGAAGCCCTATGTACTGCCCTTTGCAGGCCGCATGCATGCAGCTGTGCATAAAGATCTGGTGTTCATTGTGGCTGAGGGGGACTCTCTGGTGTGCTATAATCCCCTTTTAGACAGCTTCACCCGGCTCTGTCTTCCTGAGGCCTGGAGCTCTGCCCCATCCCTCTGGAAGATTGCTAGCTGTAATGGAAGCATCTACGTCTTCAGGGATCGATATAAGAAGGGAGATGCCAACACCTATAAGCTCGACCCTGCTACTTCAGCTGTAACTGTCACAAGAGGCATTAAGGTGCTGCTTACCAATTTGCAATTTGTGCTGGCCTGA